The proteins below come from a single Oerskovia jenensis genomic window:
- a CDS encoding SRPBCC family protein, whose protein sequence is MSSTHPTTVTAPPGTPFIEVVRDVDAPRALVFRAFTDPTLVTQWLGPRRYEMVLDHWDARTGGSWAYAHRAGEEEYGFFGTFHSVVPDTRAVQTFEFAGAPGHVSLDEVTFEDLPDGRTRIITRSVHQSVESRDAMVGSGMADGMSEGYDRLDELLASDVVA, encoded by the coding sequence ATGAGCAGCACGCACCCCACGACCGTCACGGCCCCTCCGGGGACGCCCTTCATCGAGGTCGTGCGCGACGTCGACGCCCCGCGGGCCCTCGTGTTCCGGGCCTTCACCGACCCGACGCTCGTCACGCAGTGGCTCGGCCCCCGTCGCTACGAGATGGTCCTCGACCACTGGGACGCCCGGACAGGCGGCTCGTGGGCCTATGCGCACCGCGCGGGCGAGGAGGAGTACGGGTTCTTCGGCACGTTCCACTCGGTCGTGCCGGACACCCGGGCCGTCCAGACCTTCGAGTTCGCTGGCGCCCCCGGGCACGTGAGCCTCGACGAGGTCACGTTCGAGGACCTGCCGGACGGCAGGACCAGGATCATCACGCGCTCGGTCCACCAGTCGGTCGAGTCCCGCGACGCCATGGTCGGCTCGGGCATGGCCGACGGCATGAGCGAGGGCTACGACCGTCTCGACGAGCTGCTGGCCTCGGACGTCGTCGCCTGA
- the purH gene encoding bifunctional phosphoribosylaminoimidazolecarboxamide formyltransferase/IMP cyclohydrolase, producing the protein MSAAPTSPEIQIADDAQRPVRRALLSVYDKTGLVELATALHAAGVELVSTGSTASTIAAAGVPVTKVEDLTGFPECLEGRVKTLHPRVHAGILADTRKQDHLDQLAQLEIAPFELVVVNLYPFADTVASGAGPDAVIEQIDIGGPSMVRAAAKNHPSVAVVVDPAAYGDVVAAVQAGGFTYAQRKALAARAFVHTATYDVAVASWMSSVVAPTDAAEVDGETVHTGFPAWVGATWDRSDVLRYGENPHQRAALYTTGHGASGLAQATQLHGKAMSYNNYVDADAAWRAAHDHGDAPTVAIIKHANPCGVAVGAYVADAHAKAHATDPVSAFGGVIATNAVVSAAAAEQIAGVFTEVVVAPGYEPEALEILSRKKNIRLLQVDGAPSAGVEIRPISGGLLMQQVDRIDAASETGGDSPASWTLATGEAADAETLADLEFAWRAVRAAKSNAILLAKGGAAVGIGMGQVNRVDSCRLSVERANTLGADGEERARGSVAASDAFFPFADGLQVLLDAGVKAVVQPGGSVRDDEVIAAAQVAGVTLYLTGTRHFAH; encoded by the coding sequence GTGTCCGCAGCCCCCACCTCTCCCGAGATCCAGATCGCCGACGACGCCCAGCGCCCCGTGCGCCGCGCGCTGCTGAGCGTCTACGACAAGACCGGCCTCGTCGAGCTCGCCACTGCCCTGCACGCCGCGGGCGTCGAGCTCGTCTCGACCGGCTCGACCGCGTCGACGATCGCCGCGGCCGGTGTCCCCGTGACCAAGGTCGAGGACCTCACGGGCTTCCCCGAGTGCCTCGAGGGGCGCGTCAAGACGCTGCACCCGCGCGTGCACGCCGGCATCCTCGCGGACACCCGCAAGCAGGACCACCTCGACCAGCTGGCGCAGCTCGAGATCGCACCGTTCGAGCTCGTGGTCGTCAACCTGTACCCGTTCGCGGACACGGTGGCCTCGGGCGCCGGGCCGGACGCCGTGATCGAGCAGATCGACATCGGCGGCCCCTCGATGGTCCGCGCCGCGGCCAAGAACCACCCGAGCGTGGCAGTCGTCGTCGACCCGGCCGCGTACGGCGACGTGGTCGCCGCGGTCCAGGCCGGTGGCTTCACCTACGCCCAGCGCAAGGCGCTCGCGGCGCGGGCGTTCGTGCACACCGCGACCTACGACGTGGCGGTGGCGTCGTGGATGAGCAGCGTCGTCGCTCCCACGGATGCCGCGGAGGTCGACGGCGAGACCGTCCACACCGGCTTCCCCGCCTGGGTCGGTGCCACCTGGGACCGCTCGGACGTGCTGCGCTACGGCGAGAACCCGCACCAGCGTGCCGCGCTCTACACCACCGGGCACGGCGCCTCGGGCCTCGCGCAGGCGACCCAGCTCCACGGCAAGGCCATGAGCTACAACAACTACGTCGACGCGGACGCCGCGTGGCGTGCCGCGCACGACCACGGTGACGCCCCGACGGTCGCGATCATCAAGCACGCCAACCCGTGCGGCGTCGCGGTCGGCGCCTACGTCGCCGACGCGCACGCCAAGGCCCACGCGACCGACCCGGTCTCCGCGTTCGGCGGCGTCATCGCGACCAACGCCGTGGTGAGCGCAGCCGCGGCCGAGCAGATCGCGGGCGTGTTCACCGAGGTCGTCGTGGCCCCGGGCTACGAGCCCGAGGCGCTCGAGATCCTCTCGCGCAAGAAGAACATCCGCCTGCTCCAGGTCGACGGCGCCCCGAGCGCGGGCGTCGAGATCCGGCCCATCTCGGGGGGGCTGCTCATGCAGCAGGTCGACCGGATCGACGCCGCGTCCGAGACCGGTGGCGACAGCCCCGCGTCGTGGACGCTCGCGACGGGCGAGGCCGCGGACGCCGAGACGCTCGCGGACCTCGAGTTCGCGTGGCGGGCCGTGCGTGCCGCGAAGTCGAACGCGATCCTGCTCGCCAAGGGCGGGGCAGCGGTCGGCATCGGCATGGGCCAGGTCAACCGCGTCGACTCGTGCCGCCTGTCGGTCGAGCGTGCCAACACGCTCGGCGCCGACGGCGAGGAGCGCGCACGCGGCTCGGTCGCCGCGTCCGACGCGTTCTTCCCCTTCGCCGACGGCCTGCAGGTCCTGCTCGACGCGGGCGTCAAGGCCGTCGTGCAGCCCGGTGGGTCGGTCCGTGACGACGAGGTCATCGCGGCCGCGCAGGTCGCCGGCGTCACGCTCTACCTGACGGGTACGCGCCACTTCGCGCACTGA
- a CDS encoding SulP family inorganic anion transporter codes for MSTPLTVVAALRSPRLLRTEVLGGLVVALALIPEAISFSIIAGVDPRVGLFASFTMAVSIAFLGGRPAMISAATGAVALVIAPVMREHGFDHLVATVLLAGMIQIVLALLGVVRLLRFIPRSVMVGFVNALAILVALAQLPQLVAVPWLVYPLVAAGIAIIVGLPRWTTVVPAPLVAIVALTAAVVLSGAHVPTVGDQGALPDSLPSLFWPDVPWTLETLRTIAPYALGMALVGLLESLMTATLVDEITDTGSSRTREAWGQGGANIVTGLFGGMGGCAMIGQTMINVKVSGARTRLSTFLAGVFLLVLVVALGDLVALIPMAALVAVMLMVCVATFDWHSVRPSTLRRMPWSETAVMLVTVVVTVVTHNLAFGVVSGVLVAMVAFARRVAHLTQVTSEDGPDGERTYRVTGALFFASSNDLVHQFAYATDPDDVTIDLSGAHVWDASSVATLDAVSTRYASLGKNLTLVGLNEDSARRHARLGGRLG; via the coding sequence ATGAGCACCCCCCTCACCGTCGTCGCTGCGCTGCGTTCGCCCCGGCTCCTGCGCACCGAGGTCCTGGGCGGCCTCGTCGTCGCGCTGGCCCTGATCCCCGAGGCGATCTCGTTCTCGATCATCGCGGGCGTGGACCCGCGCGTGGGGCTCTTCGCGTCGTTCACCATGGCGGTGTCCATCGCGTTCCTGGGCGGGCGCCCCGCGATGATCTCGGCCGCGACCGGAGCCGTGGCCCTCGTGATCGCGCCCGTGATGCGCGAGCACGGTTTCGACCACCTCGTCGCGACGGTCCTGCTCGCGGGGATGATCCAGATCGTGCTGGCCCTGCTCGGGGTCGTGAGGCTGCTGCGGTTCATCCCCCGCTCGGTCATGGTCGGGTTCGTCAACGCGCTCGCGATCCTCGTGGCACTGGCTCAGCTCCCGCAGCTCGTCGCCGTCCCGTGGCTCGTCTACCCGCTGGTCGCGGCGGGGATCGCGATCATCGTCGGGCTCCCGCGATGGACGACGGTCGTCCCTGCCCCGCTGGTCGCGATCGTCGCCCTCACGGCCGCGGTGGTCCTGTCCGGGGCGCACGTCCCGACGGTCGGCGACCAGGGCGCGCTGCCCGACTCGTTGCCCTCGCTCTTCTGGCCCGACGTCCCCTGGACCCTCGAGACGCTGCGCACCATCGCGCCCTACGCGCTGGGCATGGCGCTCGTCGGGCTGCTCGAGTCGCTCATGACGGCCACGCTCGTCGACGAGATCACCGACACGGGGTCGAGCAGGACGCGCGAGGCCTGGGGGCAGGGCGGTGCGAACATCGTCACGGGTCTCTTCGGCGGCATGGGTGGCTGCGCGATGATCGGGCAGACCATGATCAACGTCAAGGTCTCGGGCGCGCGCACCCGGTTGTCGACGTTCCTGGCCGGGGTCTTCCTCCTGGTGCTCGTCGTGGCCCTGGGCGACCTGGTGGCCCTCATCCCCATGGCAGCGCTCGTCGCGGTCATGCTCATGGTGTGCGTCGCGACGTTCGACTGGCACTCGGTCCGGCCCAGCACGCTGCGGCGCATGCCCTGGAGCGAGACGGCCGTCATGCTCGTCACGGTCGTCGTGACGGTCGTGACGCACAACCTCGCGTTCGGCGTGGTGAGCGGTGTCCTGGTCGCGATGGTCGCGTTCGCACGGAGGGTCGCGCACCTGACGCAGGTCACGAGCGAGGACGGGCCCGACGGCGAGCGCACCTACCGCGTGACGGGCGCCCTGTTCTTCGCGTCGTCGAACGACCTGGTGCACCAGTTCGCGTACGCGACCGACCCGGACGACGTCACGATCGACCTGAGCGGCGCGCACGTGTGGGACGCGTCGAGCGTCGCGACGCTCGACGCGGTCAGCACCAGGTACGCGTCGCTCGGCAAGAACCTGACCCTCGTGGGGCTCAACGAGGACAGCGCCCGGCGGCACGCGCGGCTCGGCGGACGTCTGGGCTGA
- a CDS encoding NAD(P)/FAD-dependent oxidoreductase — MPSPVTTAVLPHSRRPAAGSVVVVGAGLAGAQTVAALRAHGFTGRVTILGAEGVPPYDRPPLSKELLSRPEPAWLTEEIGVDVTVLADEVLLDDPALDLEPGTEEVTVTTRSGRRVTADVAVLALGSEPVRPPGWEAALTLHTADDAARLRERLTPGTRLVSIGAGWIGAEVAGVAAGAGCEVTVVEAAQTPLERQLGAEVGAHLTRWYADAGAHLLTGSQVLEVGPRSVVLADGRTIEGDLVLAAVGAKPATAWLKGTLPLDPRGSIRVNGAGRVAPPTVAAPSGTSGHLPLKALRRLYAVGDCATRDNAVFGPVPGGHWSAALHDPDATVRALLGIDEMPAEPQPVRELLGLAAVAQHAPYVFSQQLGHDIALFGTPSPFHEVVYRGDPSGGASGHEGWTALYLETVAGAHRTNAEGHRLATVRAILVVDAPREVGQVRKLMNREVPLHVDVTVATDPARRLRDAVV; from the coding sequence GTGCCCTCACCAGTCACCACTGCTGTCCTGCCGCACTCGCGGCGCCCCGCGGCCGGGTCGGTCGTCGTCGTGGGCGCGGGCCTCGCCGGCGCCCAGACCGTCGCGGCCCTGCGGGCGCACGGCTTCACGGGGCGCGTGACGATCCTCGGGGCGGAGGGGGTGCCGCCCTACGACCGCCCGCCGCTGTCCAAGGAGCTGCTGTCCCGCCCCGAGCCCGCCTGGCTGACCGAGGAGATCGGGGTGGACGTCACCGTCCTGGCCGACGAGGTGCTGCTCGACGACCCGGCGCTCGACCTCGAACCCGGCACGGAGGAGGTCACGGTCACGACCCGCTCGGGTCGACGCGTCACGGCAGACGTCGCGGTCCTCGCGCTGGGCTCCGAGCCGGTCCGCCCGCCCGGCTGGGAGGCCGCGCTCACGCTGCACACCGCCGACGACGCCGCGCGCCTGCGCGAACGGCTCACGCCCGGCACACGGCTCGTCTCGATCGGCGCGGGCTGGATCGGTGCGGAGGTCGCGGGCGTGGCGGCCGGAGCCGGGTGCGAGGTCACGGTCGTCGAGGCCGCGCAGACCCCGCTCGAGCGCCAGCTCGGCGCCGAGGTCGGGGCGCACCTGACCCGCTGGTACGCCGACGCCGGCGCGCACCTGCTCACCGGCTCCCAGGTGCTCGAGGTGGGGCCCCGGTCCGTGGTGCTGGCGGACGGGCGCACGATCGAGGGCGACCTGGTCCTGGCCGCGGTCGGCGCCAAGCCCGCGACCGCGTGGCTCAAGGGCACGCTCCCCCTCGACCCGCGCGGCTCGATCCGGGTCAACGGCGCGGGGCGCGTGGCCCCGCCGACCGTCGCGGCGCCGTCGGGCACCTCGGGGCACCTTCCCCTCAAGGCGCTGCGCCGCCTGTACGCCGTGGGTGACTGCGCGACGCGCGACAACGCGGTGTTCGGGCCCGTGCCCGGCGGGCACTGGTCCGCCGCGCTGCACGACCCCGACGCGACGGTCCGGGCCCTCCTCGGCATCGACGAGATGCCCGCCGAGCCGCAGCCCGTCCGCGAGCTGCTGGGCCTGGCGGCCGTCGCCCAGCACGCGCCGTACGTCTTCTCGCAGCAGCTCGGGCACGACATCGCGCTGTTCGGCACGCCCTCGCCGTTCCACGAGGTGGTCTACCGCGGCGACCCGAGCGGTGGGGCCTCCGGCCACGAGGGCTGGACCGCGCTCTACCTCGAGACCGTCGCGGGCGCGCACCGGACCAACGCCGAGGGGCACCGGCTCGCGACCGTGCGCGCGATCCTCGTGGTCGACGCGCCGCGTGAGGTGGGCCAGGTGCGCAAGCTCATGAACCGCGAGGTGCCGCTGCACGTCGACGTCACGGTCGCGACGGACCCGGCCCGCAGGCTCCGCGACGCGGTCGTCTGA
- the purN gene encoding phosphoribosylglycinamide formyltransferase: protein MRTPSGQPIDTTSAARVVVLVSGAGSNLAALLAAHEDPAYGARVVGVVTDKPGAGALDLAREAGVASVVVAPGDFADRDAWNDGVAEAVAVFSPDLVVLAGFMRILSPAFVDRFAGRTINTHPALLPSFPGAHGVRDALAYGVKVTGCTVHVVDNGVDTGPIIAQATVAVEDSDDEQALHERIKVAERALLVETVGRAAREGLRVEGRRALLG, encoded by the coding sequence GTGCGCACACCTTCCGGTCAGCCCATCGACACGACGAGCGCGGCGCGCGTCGTCGTCCTGGTCTCGGGGGCGGGCAGCAACCTCGCGGCGCTGCTCGCGGCGCACGAGGACCCCGCCTACGGGGCGCGGGTCGTGGGCGTCGTGACGGACAAGCCGGGAGCGGGTGCGCTGGACCTGGCGCGCGAGGCGGGGGTCGCGTCGGTCGTGGTCGCACCGGGTGACTTCGCGGACCGTGACGCGTGGAACGACGGCGTCGCGGAGGCCGTGGCGGTCTTCTCGCCGGACCTGGTGGTCCTCGCGGGCTTCATGCGCATCCTGAGCCCGGCGTTCGTCGACCGGTTCGCCGGCCGGACGATCAACACGCACCCGGCGCTGCTGCCGTCCTTCCCGGGCGCGCACGGGGTCCGCGACGCGCTCGCGTACGGCGTCAAGGTCACGGGCTGCACGGTCCACGTGGTCGACAACGGCGTGGACACCGGGCCGATCATCGCGCAGGCGACCGTGGCCGTCGAGGACTCCGACGACGAGCAGGCGCTGCACGAGCGCATCAAGGTCGCGGAGCGGGCGCTGCTGGTCGAGACGGTCGGTCGGGCGGCGCGCGAGGGCCTGCGGGTCGAGGGTCGCCGGGCGCTGCTGGGCTGA
- a CDS encoding DUF3017 domain-containing protein: protein MSDVTAPGRGPHNGTPTQHRPGAAPAWHRVDGAAETPGTAAGPTGSPEPLAPVAPPAGIPRVAGGDGGAEPLDRPATVVVPAPQSNLAMWLVFAGVLLALVVTLVVGARAGVLVLVGILVVGAGVRAFLPGPGPVGLTVRTRWTDVIMYLVMAGAMGILAVTVPNI from the coding sequence GTGAGCGACGTCACCGCGCCCGGGCGCGGTCCGCACAACGGCACCCCGACGCAGCATCGACCGGGGGCGGCACCTGCGTGGCACCGGGTCGACGGCGCGGCGGAGACGCCGGGCACTGCGGCGGGGCCGACCGGCTCCCCGGAACCGCTCGCGCCCGTGGCGCCCCCTGCGGGGATCCCTCGGGTCGCCGGAGGGGACGGCGGGGCCGAGCCGCTCGACCGGCCGGCGACGGTCGTCGTGCCCGCTCCGCAGAGCAACCTGGCGATGTGGCTCGTCTTCGCCGGCGTGCTGCTCGCGCTGGTGGTCACGCTGGTCGTCGGCGCCCGGGCCGGCGTGCTGGTCCTCGTCGGGATCCTGGTCGTCGGTGCGGGGGTCCGCGCCTTCCTGCCGGGTCCCGGGCCCGTGGGACTCACGGTCCGCACCCGGTGGACCGACGTGATCATGTACCTCGTCATGGCCGGGGCGATGGGCATCCTCGCCGTGACGGTTCCCAACATCTGA
- the sucD gene encoding succinate--CoA ligase subunit alpha — MAIFINEDSKVIVQGMTGSEGQKHTTRMLASGTNIVGGVNPRKAGTSVAFPKGDGTVDVPVFGSVAEAIAATGADVSVIFVPPAFTKSAVVESIEAGMPLTVIITEGVPVADSAEFFTLAEAKGVRLIGPNCPGIISPGKSNVGIIPADITGPGKIGLVSKSGTLTYQMMYELRDFGFSTAIGIGGDPIIGTTHIDALAAFEADPDTEAIVMIGEIGGDAEERAAAYIQAHVTKPVVGYVAGFTAPEGKTMGHAGAIVSGSSGTAQAKKEALEAAGVKVGKTPSETAALMREILS, encoded by the coding sequence ATGGCAATCTTCATCAACGAGGACTCCAAGGTCATCGTCCAGGGCATGACGGGTTCGGAGGGCCAGAAGCACACGACGCGCATGCTGGCCTCCGGCACCAACATCGTGGGCGGCGTGAACCCGCGCAAGGCCGGCACCTCGGTCGCCTTCCCGAAGGGCGACGGAACGGTTGACGTCCCCGTCTTCGGGTCCGTCGCCGAGGCCATCGCCGCCACGGGCGCCGACGTCTCCGTGATCTTCGTGCCCCCGGCGTTCACGAAGTCCGCGGTCGTCGAGTCCATCGAGGCCGGCATGCCGCTGACCGTCATCATCACCGAGGGCGTCCCGGTCGCGGACTCCGCGGAGTTCTTCACCCTGGCCGAGGCCAAGGGCGTCCGCCTCATCGGCCCCAACTGCCCGGGCATCATCAGCCCCGGGAAGTCGAACGTCGGGATCATCCCGGCCGACATCACGGGCCCCGGCAAGATCGGGCTCGTCTCGAAGTCCGGCACGCTGACCTACCAGATGATGTACGAGCTGCGTGACTTCGGCTTCTCGACCGCGATCGGCATCGGCGGCGACCCGATCATCGGCACCACGCACATCGACGCCCTCGCGGCGTTCGAGGCGGACCCCGACACCGAGGCGATCGTCATGATCGGCGAGATCGGTGGCGACGCCGAGGAGCGTGCCGCGGCGTACATCCAGGCGCACGTGACCAAGCCGGTCGTCGGCTACGTCGCGGGCTTCACGGCTCCCGAGGGCAAGACCATGGGCCACGCCGGCGCCATCGTGTCCGGCTCGTCGGGCACCGCGCAGGCCAAGAAGGAGGCCCTCGAGGCCGCGGGCGTCAAGGTCGGCAAGACGCCGTCCGAGACCGCCGCGCTCATGCGCGAGATCCTCTCCTGA
- the sucC gene encoding ADP-forming succinate--CoA ligase subunit beta: protein MDLFEYQARDIFEKHGVPVLGGVVATTPEEAREGAEKLGGGTVVVKAQVKTGGRGKAGGVKLAHSPEETAEKASEILGMDIKGHTVHRVMIAAGAKIAEEFYFSVLLDRANRSYLAMASVEGGMEIEVLAVERPEALAKVAVDPTVGIDQAKADEIVAAAGFADDIKAQVADVIQKLWTVYKEEDATLVEVNPLVRTEDGSIVALDGKVTLDENAGFRHADHAELEDKDAADPLEAKAKENDLNYVKLDGQVGIIGNGAGLVMSTLDVVAYAGEQHGGVKPANFLDIGGGASAAVMAAGLDVILNDEQVKSVFVNVFGGITACDEVANGIVQALAILGDEANKPLVVRLDGNNVVEGRAILAQANHPLVTLAETMDGGASKAAELANAAS, encoded by the coding sequence GTGGACCTGTTCGAATACCAGGCGCGCGACATCTTCGAGAAGCACGGCGTGCCCGTGCTGGGCGGCGTGGTCGCCACGACCCCCGAAGAGGCTCGCGAGGGCGCTGAGAAGCTCGGTGGCGGGACCGTGGTCGTCAAGGCCCAGGTCAAGACCGGAGGACGTGGCAAGGCGGGCGGCGTCAAGCTCGCCCACTCGCCCGAGGAGACCGCCGAGAAGGCGTCGGAGATCCTCGGCATGGACATCAAGGGCCACACGGTCCACCGCGTCATGATCGCGGCCGGCGCGAAGATCGCCGAGGAGTTCTACTTCTCGGTGCTCCTCGACCGGGCCAACCGCTCGTACCTCGCCATGGCGAGCGTCGAGGGTGGCATGGAGATCGAGGTCCTCGCGGTCGAGCGCCCCGAGGCCCTCGCCAAGGTCGCCGTGGACCCGACCGTCGGCATCGACCAGGCCAAGGCGGACGAGATCGTCGCCGCCGCCGGGTTCGCCGACGACATCAAGGCGCAGGTCGCCGACGTCATCCAGAAGCTGTGGACCGTCTACAAGGAGGAGGACGCGACCCTGGTCGAGGTCAACCCCCTGGTCCGCACCGAGGACGGCTCGATCGTCGCGCTCGACGGCAAGGTGACCCTCGACGAGAACGCCGGCTTCCGCCACGCGGACCACGCCGAGCTCGAGGACAAGGACGCGGCCGACCCCCTCGAGGCCAAGGCCAAGGAGAACGACCTCAACTACGTCAAGCTCGACGGCCAGGTCGGCATCATCGGCAACGGCGCGGGCCTCGTCATGAGCACGCTCGATGTCGTCGCCTACGCGGGTGAGCAGCACGGCGGAGTCAAGCCCGCCAACTTCCTCGACATCGGCGGCGGCGCGTCCGCAGCCGTCATGGCCGCGGGCCTGGACGTCATCCTCAACGACGAGCAGGTCAAGAGCGTGTTCGTGAACGTCTTCGGCGGCATCACGGCGTGCGACGAGGTCGCCAACGGCATCGTCCAGGCGCTCGCGATCCTCGGCGACGAGGCGAACAAGCCGCTCGTCGTCCGCCTCGACGGCAACAACGTCGTGGAGGGGCGCGCGATCCTCGCCCAGGCGAACCACCCGCTCGTCACCCTGGCCGAGACGATGGACGGCGGCGCCAGCAAGGCTGCCGAGCTGGCCAACGCCGCTTCCTGA
- a CDS encoding cell division protein PerM yields MTTPTQSVAGRRAPRTVEEPARGPRRPLEAPRRWISGVVAALQALALSLAVVILPAVAAFLASSAGPGEGDAGGWGQSVSVAAGFWLLAHGVPLAAAGTSITMVPLGLTFLVAFTCFASARRSAHTATSSWVVGVGVYAVATLVIALLAGSAPGWDVLFALLGGAVVAGIGLGAGILSRPDAPRIGELTTMLDPYVPPVVRLGARAGLLGLALLVGLSSIVVGAWVVAGRATSGDIVVGLAPGLLGGLILAVSQLAVVPNLVLWVSSWIAGPGFVVGEGSSFTTSASEPGALPAVPLLGALPGPEWTTVLASFAPVLVVVLGAVAGMFVWRRCGGHDARWADLGLALLGLALTAGLLVVTVQLVAGGAVGPGRMAQVGAPPLLAGGIVAAELAVGAALALVWGKAAVTDRVRHRHDETTPDDAAAPVD; encoded by the coding sequence ATGACCACGCCCACCCAGTCCGTCGCCGGGCGACGGGCCCCACGCACGGTCGAGGAGCCCGCCCGCGGTCCTCGGCGTCCGCTCGAAGCCCCTCGGCGGTGGATCTCCGGCGTGGTCGCCGCGCTCCAGGCGCTCGCCCTGTCCCTCGCCGTGGTGATCCTCCCGGCGGTCGCGGCGTTCCTCGCCTCGTCCGCTGGGCCGGGCGAGGGCGACGCCGGGGGCTGGGGGCAGTCGGTGTCGGTCGCCGCCGGGTTCTGGCTCCTCGCCCACGGGGTCCCGCTCGCGGCCGCAGGCACCTCGATCACGATGGTGCCGCTCGGGCTGACGTTCCTGGTCGCCTTCACGTGCTTCGCGTCGGCCCGCCGCTCCGCGCACACCGCGACGTCGTCATGGGTCGTCGGTGTCGGGGTGTACGCGGTCGCGACGCTCGTCATCGCCCTGCTCGCGGGGTCGGCCCCGGGGTGGGACGTCCTGTTCGCGCTGCTGGGCGGCGCGGTCGTCGCGGGGATCGGTCTCGGCGCCGGGATCCTCTCGCGCCCCGACGCCCCCCGGATCGGCGAGCTGACCACGATGCTCGATCCCTACGTCCCGCCCGTCGTCCGGCTCGGGGCTCGCGCCGGGCTGCTGGGCCTGGCGCTGCTCGTCGGGCTGTCGAGCATCGTGGTCGGAGCCTGGGTCGTCGCCGGCCGGGCGACGTCGGGGGACATCGTGGTCGGTCTCGCGCCGGGCCTGCTCGGGGGCCTGATCCTGGCCGTCTCGCAGCTCGCGGTCGTCCCGAACCTGGTGCTCTGGGTGAGCTCGTGGATCGCCGGACCCGGTTTCGTGGTGGGCGAGGGGAGCAGCTTCACGACGAGCGCCTCGGAGCCCGGTGCGCTGCCCGCGGTCCCGCTCCTGGGTGCCCTTCCCGGGCCTGAGTGGACGACCGTCCTGGCCTCGTTCGCCCCGGTGCTCGTGGTCGTCCTGGGAGCCGTCGCCGGGATGTTCGTGTGGCGCCGCTGCGGGGGGCACGACGCCCGCTGGGCGGACCTGGGGCTCGCGCTGCTGGGCCTGGCCCTGACCGCCGGGCTGCTCGTGGTGACGGTGCAGCTCGTGGCGGGTGGCGCCGTCGGGCCGGGGCGGATGGCGCAGGTGGGTGCGCCGCCGCTGCTCGCCGGGGGCATCGTCGCGGCGGAGCTCGCGGTCGGGGCGGCGCTCGCCCTGGTGTGGGGCAAGGCCGCCGTGACCGACCGCGTGCGGCACCGTCACGACGAGACCACGCCCGACGACGCTGCCGCCCCCGTCGACTGA
- a CDS encoding ArsR/SmtB family transcription factor codes for MTLLDDPHDETAADLDRAFLALADPVRRSIVATLSRGPATVNELAAPFPITKQAVSRHIQVLETAGLITRTRDGQRRPCHLDPAALERLTAWIDEYRLTAERQYRRLDALLGRLQAPSSDPSKEQS; via the coding sequence ATGACCCTCCTGGACGACCCGCACGACGAGACGGCCGCCGACCTCGACCGCGCGTTCCTCGCGCTGGCCGACCCGGTCCGCCGGAGCATCGTCGCCACGCTGTCCAGGGGGCCGGCCACGGTCAACGAGCTCGCCGCACCCTTCCCCATCACCAAGCAGGCCGTCTCCCGGCACATCCAGGTCCTCGAGACCGCGGGCCTCATCACCCGCACCCGGGACGGCCAACGACGACCCTGCCACCTCGACCCCGCCGCGCTCGAACGGCTCACGGCGTGGATCGACGAGTACCGGCTCACCGCGGAGCGGCAGTACCGCCGGCTCGACGCCCTCCTCGGGCGGCTCCAGGCACCGTCGTCGGACCCATCGAAGGAGCAGTCATGA